A genomic window from Pelagicoccus albus includes:
- the holA gene encoding DNA polymerase III subunit delta, producing the protein MSTAPFIYVSGPDDYLASRMAKDIWAELKKDVTDDFSIEVINGQAGKVDEVQEAVNRFRDAVQTLGLFGGRRVVWLKDVTFIADNVLGRSEGTTKACEDLQEILEGVNSDEVGVLISASPVDRRKRFAKFLEKTGDYRPSGGVDGKGKGVEALVAAMSRECEAMQVSIARDAVEVLISKVNGNSRLLIEEIRKLGTYLGEPGGQITSKLIEELTPNFGEGDFFETTEAFFARDINWTLAALRRHFFSGNDARPVIASLQNRNRLLIQLRSLVDGGEIQTGGSGISKPTFERAAAKYAAFYDGLKSKSGFNVFTQNLWYMGKLISGGKFPTLKALIDHQLEFIRAFEEIVDRPNEQEEALRAMAIRCLA; encoded by the coding sequence ATGTCCACTGCTCCTTTCATCTACGTTTCCGGCCCCGACGACTATTTGGCTAGTCGCATGGCTAAGGATATCTGGGCAGAACTCAAAAAGGATGTCACCGATGATTTTTCTATCGAGGTAATCAATGGCCAGGCGGGCAAAGTGGACGAGGTTCAGGAGGCGGTGAATCGTTTTCGCGACGCCGTTCAGACTTTGGGGCTATTCGGGGGGAGACGAGTAGTTTGGCTCAAGGACGTGACTTTCATCGCTGACAATGTACTCGGCCGTTCTGAGGGGACAACCAAGGCTTGTGAGGACCTGCAGGAAATTTTGGAGGGAGTAAATTCGGATGAGGTTGGGGTTTTGATTTCAGCCTCTCCAGTCGACAGGCGTAAGCGTTTTGCGAAGTTTCTGGAGAAGACGGGTGATTACCGACCCTCTGGTGGAGTGGATGGAAAGGGTAAGGGAGTAGAGGCTTTGGTCGCGGCGATGAGCCGGGAATGCGAAGCCATGCAGGTAAGCATCGCCCGAGATGCCGTGGAGGTGTTGATTAGCAAGGTGAATGGAAATTCCCGTTTGTTGATCGAAGAGATTCGTAAGCTTGGAACTTACCTAGGCGAGCCGGGCGGGCAGATTACGAGTAAGCTGATCGAAGAGTTGACCCCGAATTTTGGAGAAGGTGACTTTTTCGAGACCACGGAAGCTTTTTTCGCTCGGGATATCAATTGGACTCTGGCGGCATTGAGACGCCATTTTTTCAGCGGAAACGACGCGAGACCAGTGATTGCCTCCTTGCAGAACAGAAACCGCTTACTCATCCAGCTTCGATCTTTGGTGGACGGGGGCGAAATCCAGACGGGGGGAAGCGGCATTAGCAAACCCACTTTTGAGCGAGCCGCGGCGAAGTACGCCGCTTTCTACGACGGACTGAAGAGTAAGAGCGGTTTCAACGTGTTTACCCAGAATCTTTGGTACATGGGCAAGCTGATCAGCGGAGGTAAGTTTCCCACGCTCAAGGCTCTGATCGATCATCAACTCGAGTTTATCCGAGCCTTTGAGGAGATCGTAGATCGTCCGAATGAGCAGGAGGAGGCCTTGAGGGCCATGGCGATTCGTTGTCTCGCTTAG
- a CDS encoding glycosyltransferase produces MRICLFTDSFLPYISGVSSAVYNQANELSRRGHSVSIFHPRPSRNDSFETVPGLDSSVSVYGLPFSVPTFNIPKLRWSMPLFLYSYRRLRQDPPDLVHVHTEFGCGLEGMLLGRWKNVPVIGTFHTFFAEPDYLKQFYLPAFGWTQKAMWKYSVGFFNRCAHIVSPSKSVRDHLVSRGLHRPATVLSNGIERMSLRPPEEIQAFRKSLGIEDFAFIYIGRVSPEKSIEVALAAFRQVLHENPKAKFVLVGNGPGDAAVDEKIAELGIQNSVIRTGRIERDRLMKENYPLLGDVFVTASKTENQPVSILEALAFGLPLVGPRAKGIPELVDDGVNGLIFEPDNVEQMAACMSRLMGDRALHNQMREASLATAGTHDLQHVGDELEAIYLNAIAGKKAEVLGQVFPSV; encoded by the coding sequence ATGAGAATTTGCCTTTTTACTGACAGTTTCCTTCCTTACATATCTGGCGTCAGCTCAGCGGTTTACAACCAAGCGAACGAGTTGAGCCGGCGAGGGCACAGTGTGAGTATTTTTCATCCTCGACCCAGCCGTAACGACTCATTCGAAACCGTTCCTGGCTTGGATTCCAGTGTCAGCGTGTACGGACTTCCGTTTTCTGTACCGACTTTCAATATTCCGAAATTGCGGTGGTCGATGCCTCTTTTTCTCTATTCGTACCGTAGATTGAGGCAGGATCCTCCGGATCTAGTTCATGTGCACACTGAGTTTGGCTGCGGATTGGAAGGGATGCTTTTGGGGCGTTGGAAAAACGTTCCTGTGATCGGTACGTTCCATACCTTTTTCGCTGAGCCGGATTACTTGAAGCAGTTTTACCTGCCTGCCTTTGGCTGGACACAAAAAGCGATGTGGAAGTACTCGGTGGGATTTTTCAATCGCTGCGCCCATATCGTCAGCCCCTCCAAATCGGTGCGTGATCACCTGGTCTCGAGGGGGTTGCACCGTCCAGCCACCGTATTGTCGAATGGGATCGAACGTATGAGCCTTCGTCCGCCTGAGGAAATTCAGGCCTTTCGGAAATCACTCGGGATCGAGGATTTTGCCTTCATTTATATTGGACGCGTTTCCCCCGAGAAATCGATCGAAGTGGCTTTGGCTGCGTTTCGCCAAGTCTTACACGAAAACCCGAAAGCCAAATTCGTACTAGTGGGCAATGGCCCCGGCGATGCCGCGGTCGATGAGAAAATCGCCGAGCTAGGAATCCAAAATTCTGTGATCCGTACTGGGCGGATAGAGCGAGATCGCTTGATGAAGGAGAACTATCCTCTCTTGGGAGACGTTTTCGTGACTGCTAGCAAGACTGAGAATCAGCCTGTCAGCATTCTTGAAGCTTTGGCTTTTGGGCTTCCTCTCGTTGGCCCGAGAGCAAAGGGGATTCCTGAATTAGTCGATGATGGGGTGAATGGTTTGATCTTTGAACCTGACAATGTGGAGCAGATGGCCGCTTGCATGTCGCGACTGATGGGAGATCGAGCGTTGCACAATCAAATGCGGGAAGCTTCGCTTGCGACGGCGGGCACCCACGACTTGCAGCATGTTGGCGACGAGCTAGAGGCTATCTACTTGAACGCGATCGCGGGAAAGAAAGCGGAGGTTTTGGGACAGGTTTTTCCCTCTGTTTAG
- a CDS encoding DUF2959 family protein, which translates to MKTLPLVFSLLCLMLCSCQSAYYGAMEKFGVHKRDILVDRVEEAREAQEEAKEQFESAFDEFLAVSEVDVAELRAVYDRLQSAFDESEKKAGDVIDRIEAIQDVSKALFKEWESELDQYTNADLRQASAEQLESTREQSDRLMSAMNEAAVKMDPVLDAFRDQVLFLKHNLNAQAIAALNKTSIGLREEVEVLIRQMEASIEEANAFVAQMRSSS; encoded by the coding sequence ATGAAGACTCTACCTTTAGTTTTTAGCCTCCTATGCCTCATGCTTTGCTCCTGCCAGAGCGCCTACTACGGGGCGATGGAGAAATTTGGGGTCCACAAGAGGGATATTTTAGTAGACCGGGTAGAGGAGGCTCGCGAGGCTCAAGAGGAAGCTAAGGAGCAGTTTGAAAGCGCTTTCGATGAGTTTTTAGCAGTCTCCGAAGTAGATGTCGCAGAGCTGCGAGCGGTGTACGATCGACTACAGTCTGCGTTCGACGAAAGCGAAAAGAAGGCAGGGGATGTGATCGATCGAATCGAGGCGATCCAAGACGTTTCCAAGGCTTTGTTTAAGGAATGGGAATCGGAGCTCGACCAATACACCAACGCGGATTTGCGGCAGGCGAGCGCGGAGCAATTGGAGTCGACTCGAGAACAGTCGGATCGACTTATGTCAGCCATGAACGAAGCGGCGGTCAAAATGGATCCGGTTCTGGATGCGTTTCGAGATCAGGTACTATTCTTGAAGCACAACCTGAACGCCCAAGCGATCGCTGCCCTGAACAAAACCTCGATCGGCCTGCGAGAAGAGGTCGAAGTCCTGATTCGCCAGATGGAGGCCTCAATCGAAGAGGCTAACGCTTTTGTAGCCCAGATGCGGTCTTCCTCTTAG